CGAGTCAACCCCGCTTCGTCGACTTCTTATTTCGCTCTGTTGTGCTTCGCTCGGCCAGAGGTTCCCACCGCCAGTGCGGTTTCGCCTTTCCGTCCGAGGGGGCGCGGCTTCTATCGCCTCGTCCCAGGGGAGTCAACCACCTTCGTCGACTCCTTCATCCCCGCTCTCCGCCTTCGGTCGCCTGCGCGACTTCGTCCGGTTCGTGGGAGCGCGGCTTCTACCACCGCCGCGTCTTGAGTCAACATCCCTTCGTCGACTCGGTATTTCGTCTTTCTCGTCCAGGTGTCCCACCGCCAGCGCGGTTTCGCCTTCCTGTTCGAGGGGACGCGGCTTCTACCACCGCCGCGTCTCGAGTCAACACTGCTTCGTCGACTCTCTATTTCGCCCTTCTCTCCCAGTCGTCACCGCGATGTCGCTTGCGCGATGTCGCCTTGCCGAGGGGCTGAGATTTCTAACACCTTCGTTCGGGGAGTCAACTCCACCCGCGCATTGGAAAGGAGGTTGGGGAACACAGCATCTCGACCGTTCCGGGCTCATCCTCGCTGCAGGCATGGAAACGAGCGCTTGCAGGGCTCGCGCGTCCATGTGCGCCACCATCGCCCCGTGTACACCCACGCGATAAGCTCCCACTCCATGCGACTGCTCCTCAATCTCCTGTGGGTCGTACTCGGTGGTGGATTCATCATCGCGCTCGAGTACCTACTCGGTGGGCTACTGCTCTGCCTCACCATCGTCGGCATCCCCTTTGGGGTGCAGTGCTTCAAGCTCGCCGGACTCGGCTTGTTCCCCTTCGGCAAGGACATCGTCGACGTGCCAGGCGCCAGCCCCCTGGGCTGTGTGCTCAACGTCTTCTGGATCGTCGTCGCTGGCGTGTGGATCTTCTTGAGTCACATCGGGCTCGCCCTGGGGCTCGCCGTGACCCTCATCGGAATCCCCTTCGCCATCCAGCACGTGAAGCTCGCCCTGCTCGCCCTCGCCCCCTTCGGCAAGCTCGTGCGCGACGCGTGAGTGGCCTCAGAACGCCACGCCGAATGCCAGACGAGGCGTGGGCACGATCTCCACCCGGAGTGCACCCTCCCCCGCCGGGGACTCCAGGTCGGGAATGGATCGGTACTGGGCCGAGAAGCCCGCGGCGAGCGTGAACCGATTGAACAACACCAGCGTCCAGCCCACGCTCCCGCCCAGCCCCACTCCAATCCCCCTGCGTCGCACCCGATCCTGGGAGCGAAGTTGGTAGTTCGCGCTCAGCTCGGGGCCGAAGTAGATGCCACTCGGCGCAGTGCCCAACACGAAGAGCCGGATACCCAGGGTCCCCGACAAACCCAGACTCCAGGTTTCCGGTGTGCGGCCGTAGGCGAACTCCGGCGCCACGTACAACGAGAAGCCGCGGCCAAAGGCCCGCTCGTACTCGATCCCAAGTTGTGAGTGCGAGAGCGCCAGGGGATTGATGGTGAAGGTATTGCGCGCCCCCAGGTCCTCTTCCACCGGGGGCTTCGGCTTGCCAATGCCCGAGAACCAATCCCGGAACCGCGTCAGGACGTCGTCCTCCGCTCGCGCCATCCCCGGCGACAGGACCCACAGTAAAAAGAAGATGCTCAGCACGGTGCGATGCATGGTGCGCTCGTGGGTCGAACGTCTCGTGGGGAAGGTCCTTCGAAGCCGCGACGGCCTTCATCATTAGGGCACAGCGACCACCGGCTCAAGGCGCTTCACTCTCCCCCCGCTGACCCGCCATGGAATCGAGCGCTCGGTGAATCAGTGTATCTTCGTCTTTTCACTGTCCCCGAAATCCTACGGTTCGACCCCCGCGAGGTGGCCGCATGGTAGCTCGCATCAAGGCTGTTCCTCTTGTCGTGTCGCAAGCAGCCCTCGCCGTGACGTGGCTCCTGCTCATGGCGGCGAGCACCGCGGCCTCCGCCGCGCCATTCACCCTCTTCGAGAGCGGGCAGGTGCGACCCCTCGCCTTGTCACCCAGCGGCCGGTTCCTCTACGCCGTCAATACCCCCGACAACCGCCTCGAGGTCTTCCAGCTCAAGTCATCGGGTCTCGTGCCACTCGTGTCGATTCCCGTCGGCCTCGAGCCGGTCGCGGTCGCCGCCCGGAGCGATGAAGAGGTCTGGGTCGTCAACCACCTGTCCGACAGCGTGAGCATCGTGCGGCTCGACGACAGGAACACCCACGGCGCCGTGGTACGGACCCTGCTCGTCGGTGACGAGCCTCGCGACATCGTCTTCGCCGGACCGGGCAGGAGCCGCGCCTTCATCACCGCCGCCCACCGCGGTCAGAACGTGCCCTTCGACCCTCGGCTGACCACGCCGGGCATCGGCCGGGCCGATGTCTGGGTCTTCGATGCCAACAGGACAGGTGCATCGCTCGGTGGCGACCCGCTCTCGATCCTCACCCTCTTCGGTGACACGCCCCGCGCGCTCGCGGTGACGCCCGATGGCTCGCGCGTCTACGCCGCTGTCTTCCACTCGGGCAACCGCAGCTCGGTCATTCATGAGAGCCTCGTGCCCAATGGCGGTGAGGCGGTGGGCGGTGTTCCCGGCCCCAACGTCAACTTCCAGGGGCTGCGGGGGCCCGAGGTCTCCGTGCTCGTGAAGTTCGACGGCACGAACTGGCGCGACGTGCTCAACCGCTCCTGGACCGACAAGGTGCGCTTCTCCCTGCCGGACAAGGACGTGTTCGTCATCGATGCCACCGCCAATCCTCCGGCGCAGCTCGCGGGCTCGTCCGGCTTCTACTCCGGCGTGGGCACCATCCTGTTCAACATGGCCGTCAACCCGGTGAGCGGCAAGGTGTACGTGAGCAACACCGAGGCCCGGAATGATCTGCGCTTCGAGGGGCCGGGCACCTTCGCCGGCAGCAGCCTGCGGGGCCACCTGCACGAGAGCCGCATCTCGGTGCTCGGCTCCTCGGGCGTCGCGCCCAGGCACCTCAACAAGCACATCAACTACGCCGCCTGCTGCGCCGCCCTTCCCAACGCCGAGAACGACAAGAGCCTCGCCCAGCCGCTCGGCATGGCGGTGAGCTCCAACGGCACCACCCTGTACGTGGCCGCGTTCGGTTCCTCGAAAATCGGCGTCTACTCCACCGCCGCGCTCGAGGCCGACACCTTCGTGCCTGGCACCACCAACCAGATCCCCTTGAGCGGCGGCGGCCCCACGGGACTGGTGCTCGATGAGGCTCGCGGGCGCATGTACGTGCTGACGCGCTTCGACAACGCCATCTCCGTCGTCAACACCGCCACGAAGCAGGAAATCGCCCACCTGCCCATGTTCAACCCCGAGCCGCCGAGCGTGGTGGCCGGCCGCCCCTTCCTCTACGACGCCAGGAGGAGCTCCAGCCACGGCGACTCGTCCTGCGCGAGCTGCCACATCTTCGGCGACTTCGACAGCCTCGCCTGGGACCTCGGCAACCCGGATGCCGCCGTGGCCAACAACCCCAACCCCATCGTGCCCGTGCTGCCTGAGTTCGGCACCGACCCCACCTTTGGTCAGGATCCTGGCTTCCATCCGCTCAAGGGCCCCCTGCTCACCCAGAGCCTGCGCGGCATGGCCAACCACGGGCCCATGCACTGGCGCGGCGACCGTACCGGCGGCAACGACACCCCCAACGCCCAACCCAACAGCGGTGCGCTCGATGAGGCCGCGGCCTTCAAGAAGTTCAACCCCTCCTTCATGGATCTGCTCGGACGCTCCGCCCAGCTCACCCCGGCGGAGATGCAGCAGTTGTCCGACTTCGTCCTCCAAATCACCTACCCGCCCAACCCCGTCCGCAACCTGGACAACTCCCTCACCCCCCAGCAGCAGGCGGGAAGCGACTTCTTCTTCGACACCACCAGCTTCTTCCATGGTCCGTGCGGCAGCTGCCACCAGCTCGACCCCACCGCCAACCCCCAGGAAGGCGCCTTCGCCGGCTTCTTCGGCACCAACGGCAGCTCGTCCTTCGACGCCGAGCCGCTGTTCCCCAAGGTGCCCCACCTGCGCAACATGTACCAGCGCGTCGGCATGTTCGGCGCCGGCTTCCCCTTCGGTCTCCAGCCCGCGGATCCCTTCCTCGGAGATCAGATCCGCGGCTTCGGCTTCAACAGCGATGGCGCCATCCCCACCCTGTTCCGCTTCAACAGCGGCTTCGACCGCAGCCCCGACAACCCCGCCGGCATCCCCAACACGCCCGAGGGGCTCGCCGCCAAGGCGAACATGGAGCTGTACATGCTCGCCTTCGAGAGCAACCTCGCTCCCATCGTCGGCCAGCAGGTGACCCTCACGGATGCCTCCCCGGCCGAGGCGCTCGCCCGCCTCCACTTGCTGATGGCGCGCGCCCATGTGGGGGAGTGCGATCTGGTCGCCAAGGGACAACTGGCCTCCAGGCCCGTGGGCTTCCTCTACCTGCGCAACGGCGGGTTCAAGCCCGACCACGCGGCCCTGCCTCCGCTCTCCGAAGCAGCCCTCCGCCAGCTCGTCTCCATCACCCGTGGCGCCCTCACCTATACCTGTGTCCCTCCCGGCGCTGGGCAGCGCATCGGGATTGACCGGAACCTCAATGGGGTTCTCGACGGCGACGAGCCCTAAGCCACGTCCAGGAGCCGCCGGGCCCCGAAGCCCGGCGCGACTCCCCGCAGATGCACCCCCCTGGGGGTAACGCCCATCCTCTTCCATGCCCCCGCCCCCCTCCGCTCCCCCGCCCTCCTCCCTGGCCCGCTCGACGCTCATCCACATGGGCGTGCGCATCGCGATCATCATCGCGCTGACCACCTTCTTCAGCTACCTCCACATCTTCAATGCCCTGCGCACCGAAACGCTCGTCCAACTGGAGCGCGGCGTTCTCGAGCGCGTGCAGCGCGAACAGGCCATCTTCGTGCTCGCCCAGGACAACCACGCCCTGCTCAAGCAGGTCTTCGAGGAGCGGGTGCGCTTCTGGCGCCAGGAGGATCCCCGCGCGCCGTTCGACCGGCTGTTCGTCCAGTTGCCCGATGGGTCGACCCGCAGCCGGCTCGAGGGCTTCGATGGCACCCGGATGCCCTGTCTCTTCATCCCCCAGGGATTGAACGTCGACGCGCGGTTGCAGCGCTCGCTCCTGGCCGCCTACGACGTGCTCTCGCAGTACGGTCCCGCCTTCCACGTGCGCTTCACGGACACGTACATCTCGTTTCCCGGCGGCGCGGTGGTGCTCTACTGGCCAGCCCAGCCCACCTGGTGCCATGACGCCACGCCCTCGTTCAACGTCAACGAGTTCGATTTCTACGCCCTCAGCACGCCCGAGAAGGATCCACTCCGCCAGACCGTCTGGACCGGCATCATCGCGGACCCCGTCGCCCACACGTGGACCGTCTCCGCCTCCACGCCCGTCGATCTGGACGGCCAGCACACCGCGACCCTCACCCACGACATCCTCATCGAACAGTTGCTCGAGCGCACCATCAACGAGCATCTGCCGAGCGCCTACAACATGCTCCTGCGCGACAATGGGGAACTGCTCGCCCACCCCGCGATGAAGATGAACACCGGCGCGTCAGGCGTCTCGCTCGCCGAGTTCAACCCCGCCCCGTACCAGAAGCACGTGAAGTCCATCCTGGAGGCCATCCGACGCTCGCCCGAGCAGCTCATCAAGCGCCTGCCCGAATCCAATGAGTACGCCGCCACGGCCCCGCTCAAGGGGCCCGGGTGGATCTTCGTGACGATCCTGCCCGAACACGCCGTCTCCTCGACCGCCCTGGGCGTGGCGCGCTACATCCTGGCGTTCGGCGTGCTGTCGCTGCTCCTGGAGCTCGGCATCATGTACTGGGTGCTCAAGCAGCAGATCTCCCGCCCCCTGTTGGCCTTCACCCAGGCCACCGACCAGCTGGCGGGCGGTGACTTCCAGGTCGGGTTGGATCTCTCCCGCAGCGACGAGCTGGGGCGGCTCGCGCACGCGTTCCAGCGCATGGCCAGTGAGCTCCAACGGCGAGAGGAGGCCTTGCGGCAGGCCAACGAGGGGCTGGAACAGCGCGTGGAGTCGCGCACCCGGGAGCTCCAGGCCGTCCATCGGCAACTGGTCGACACCGCGCGGCAGGTGGGCCGGGCCGAGGTCGCCACCAACGTCCTGCACAACGTGGGCAACGTGCTCAACAGCGTGCACACCTCGGCGCTGATGGCCCGTGAGCGGCTCGCGGGGCTGAAGCTCGAGAGCGTGGAGCGCGTGGTGGGCCTGTTCCAGGCGCATCAGGAAGACCTCGCGACCTTCCTCACCCAGGACGAGCGCGGCCGCAGCGTACTGCCCTTCCTCAGCCAGCTGGGCAAGCACATGCAGGAGGAGCGTCAGGAAATCCATGCCCTGCTCAACGACGTCAACCGGTACACCGAGCACATCGGCGCCATCGTCAAGTTGCAGCAGCAGTACGCCCGGAATCCCCAGCACATCTACGAGCCGGTCGACCTGGCGGAGTTGGTGGAGGATGCCCTGCGCATCAACGATGCCGCGCTCGGCCGGCATTCCGTCCGGGTGGAACGCCAGTTCGAAGCG
This Cystobacter fuscus DSM 2262 DNA region includes the following protein-coding sequences:
- a CDS encoding YccF domain-containing protein — encoded protein: MRLLLNLLWVVLGGGFIIALEYLLGGLLLCLTIVGIPFGVQCFKLAGLGLFPFGKDIVDVPGASPLGCVLNVFWIVVAGVWIFLSHIGLALGLAVTLIGIPFAIQHVKLALLALAPFGKLVRDA
- a CDS encoding beta-propeller fold lactonase family protein; translated protein: MVARIKAVPLVVSQAALAVTWLLLMAASTAASAAPFTLFESGQVRPLALSPSGRFLYAVNTPDNRLEVFQLKSSGLVPLVSIPVGLEPVAVAARSDEEVWVVNHLSDSVSIVRLDDRNTHGAVVRTLLVGDEPRDIVFAGPGRSRAFITAAHRGQNVPFDPRLTTPGIGRADVWVFDANRTGASLGGDPLSILTLFGDTPRALAVTPDGSRVYAAVFHSGNRSSVIHESLVPNGGEAVGGVPGPNVNFQGLRGPEVSVLVKFDGTNWRDVLNRSWTDKVRFSLPDKDVFVIDATANPPAQLAGSSGFYSGVGTILFNMAVNPVSGKVYVSNTEARNDLRFEGPGTFAGSSLRGHLHESRISVLGSSGVAPRHLNKHINYAACCAALPNAENDKSLAQPLGMAVSSNGTTLYVAAFGSSKIGVYSTAALEADTFVPGTTNQIPLSGGGPTGLVLDEARGRMYVLTRFDNAISVVNTATKQEIAHLPMFNPEPPSVVAGRPFLYDARRSSSHGDSSCASCHIFGDFDSLAWDLGNPDAAVANNPNPIVPVLPEFGTDPTFGQDPGFHPLKGPLLTQSLRGMANHGPMHWRGDRTGGNDTPNAQPNSGALDEAAAFKKFNPSFMDLLGRSAQLTPAEMQQLSDFVLQITYPPNPVRNLDNSLTPQQQAGSDFFFDTTSFFHGPCGSCHQLDPTANPQEGAFAGFFGTNGSSSFDAEPLFPKVPHLRNMYQRVGMFGAGFPFGLQPADPFLGDQIRGFGFNSDGAIPTLFRFNSGFDRSPDNPAGIPNTPEGLAAKANMELYMLAFESNLAPIVGQQVTLTDASPAEALARLHLLMARAHVGECDLVAKGQLASRPVGFLYLRNGGFKPDHAALPPLSEAALRQLVSITRGALTYTCVPPGAGQRIGIDRNLNGVLDGDEP
- a CDS encoding sensor histidine kinase, which produces MPPPPSAPPPSSLARSTLIHMGVRIAIIIALTTFFSYLHIFNALRTETLVQLERGVLERVQREQAIFVLAQDNHALLKQVFEERVRFWRQEDPRAPFDRLFVQLPDGSTRSRLEGFDGTRMPCLFIPQGLNVDARLQRSLLAAYDVLSQYGPAFHVRFTDTYISFPGGAVVLYWPAQPTWCHDATPSFNVNEFDFYALSTPEKDPLRQTVWTGIIADPVAHTWTVSASTPVDLDGQHTATLTHDILIEQLLERTINEHLPSAYNMLLRDNGELLAHPAMKMNTGASGVSLAEFNPAPYQKHVKSILEAIRRSPEQLIKRLPESNEYAATAPLKGPGWIFVTILPEHAVSSTALGVARYILAFGVLSLLLELGIMYWVLKQQISRPLLAFTQATDQLAGGDFQVGLDLSRSDELGRLAHAFQRMASELQRREEALRQANEGLEQRVESRTRELQAVHRQLVDTARQVGRAEVATNVLHNVGNVLNSVHTSALMARERLAGLKLESVERVVGLFQAHQEDLATFLTQDERGRSVLPFLSQLGKHMQEERQEIHALLNDVNRYTEHIGAIVKLQQQYARNPQHIYEPVDLAELVEDALRINDAALGRHSVRVERQFEALPPVVTEKHKVLMILVNLISNAKYAVESVPEQERCVTVRLQRPNAERIQLSVQDNGVGIPSEMLTRIFQHGFTTREGGHGFGLHSSALAAQEMGGSLLARSDGPAQGATFILDLPLQPQTGRQDTPKENSGA